Proteins encoded in a region of the Saccharothrix ecbatanensis genome:
- a CDS encoding plasmid pRiA4b ORF-3 family protein, with translation MPNNVEPTLSDLRAMLADQGAPDQVLRLVDAARDVPDALERLTTAGFIQPVADLAMAFLDVFTPLLEQGCGPLEAELCASEFLGAMGDSTDPQDFPEMVAAMIADAEATGRPEALALARSFAVLAPPEVRPVASQAADRLVASGLRDPKWVRAVGKPTVGACFGYADPRGAQEGLALTFSYGRKPHVLVLLIDHDLGGVKDCFVSDQPKPIRAGYVHAAAEFGFPFREYTPEQARAIVEDALKREPCPVEPDQVEDMRSHLALLEQRLELLPPAAPTALDTSVHRLKITLRGSKPPIWRRLEVPSSTSLVRLHQIIQDAFAWEDYHMWVFDTPEGEYGMPDPELGHGDAATVTLADAAKAPKDRVGYLYDFGDAWDHDIVVEDVVQAEPGAAYPRCLTGRRAAPPEDSGGIWGYANLCDVLADPEHPEHAERLEWLDLDSAADFDPAAFDAEEVNEYLERRAKVLVKP, from the coding sequence GTGCCGAACAATGTCGAACCGACCTTGTCCGATCTCCGCGCGATGCTGGCGGATCAGGGTGCACCCGATCAGGTGTTGCGACTGGTCGATGCCGCCCGCGACGTGCCGGACGCTTTGGAGCGCCTGACCACAGCGGGTTTCATCCAGCCGGTGGCGGACCTCGCGATGGCGTTCCTCGACGTCTTCACGCCACTGCTGGAGCAGGGTTGCGGACCGCTGGAGGCCGAGCTGTGCGCGTCCGAGTTCCTGGGCGCGATGGGCGACAGCACCGATCCGCAGGACTTCCCGGAGATGGTGGCGGCCATGATCGCCGACGCCGAGGCCACGGGCAGGCCGGAAGCGCTCGCGCTGGCGCGGTCGTTCGCGGTGCTCGCGCCGCCGGAGGTGCGGCCGGTCGCGTCCCAGGCCGCCGACCGCCTCGTCGCTAGCGGGCTGCGGGACCCGAAGTGGGTGCGGGCGGTGGGCAAGCCGACCGTCGGCGCGTGCTTCGGCTACGCGGACCCGCGCGGCGCCCAGGAAGGGCTGGCGCTGACCTTCTCGTACGGCCGCAAGCCACACGTCCTCGTCCTGTTGATCGACCACGACCTCGGCGGCGTCAAGGACTGCTTCGTCAGCGACCAGCCGAAGCCGATCCGGGCCGGGTACGTCCACGCGGCCGCCGAGTTCGGCTTCCCGTTCCGCGAGTACACGCCCGAACAGGCACGCGCGATCGTCGAGGACGCGTTGAAGCGCGAGCCGTGCCCGGTCGAGCCGGACCAGGTGGAGGACATGCGGTCCCACCTCGCCCTGCTGGAGCAGCGGCTGGAGCTGCTCCCTCCCGCCGCCCCGACCGCCCTCGACACCAGCGTGCACCGGCTGAAGATCACGCTGCGCGGGTCGAAGCCGCCGATCTGGCGCCGACTGGAAGTGCCGTCCTCCACGTCGCTGGTGCGGCTGCACCAGATCATCCAGGACGCGTTCGCCTGGGAGGACTACCACATGTGGGTCTTCGACACCCCGGAAGGCGAGTACGGGATGCCTGACCCGGAACTGGGCCACGGCGACGCCGCGACCGTGACGCTGGCCGACGCTGCGAAAGCGCCGAAGGACCGCGTCGGTTACCTGTACGACTTCGGCGACGCCTGGGACCACGACATCGTGGTGGAGGACGTCGTCCAAGCCGAACCGGGTGCCGCCTACCCCCGCTGCCTCACCGGCCGCCGTGCCGCCCCGCCGGAGGACAGCGGCGGCATCTGGGGCTACGCGAACCTGTGCGACGTGCTGGCCGACCCGGAGCACCCCGAGCACGCGGAACGGCTGGAGTGGCTCGATCTGGACTCGGCCGCCGACTTCGACCCGGCCGCCTTCGACGCCGAAGAGGTGAACGAGTACCTCGAACGCCGGGCGAAGGTCCTGGTCAAGCCATGA
- a CDS encoding AAA domain-containing protein produces the protein MTVGEGRVAGWRRELVDAVDRVLTGPVKGGDGDWRSLGQASRLPGDEPGWWLLDLRAGDRVPSADSFDQLCLADKDGPDNGTSFPVERVQVADGLLKIKVDGVLPDGCDRVWTVRLTPRHLWLKLRDGIAGLDEAPMADRLAAGRLDPLPTARGHDYPPGFLPAQQAAYRTCTEPGLHAVWGPPGTGKTRVLARAIEDLVKKGRRVLLVSTANIAVDNALKEVIKNLPTDQGQVIRVGPPHLPELAADDDVQLQRLAARTTAEVDAELADVRERLVRLERVETRIAALDVDLADYDHTVYARSVERIDRRTELARLEQDRPELERQHRAAEDALYAASLEVADVDGELHRVEPQRQLLGRAAELTASLRAADDDLRRVRERVAGAAFDAARTRGVFARRKANKVAEQSRRQGNIEERRIAAHRAAVEAELDHIRSAVQVTLADLHRLDQRSADANAVYRLRHSELTGRQQALDALNGRCGWLVDQGIADEWDDEMVAWARARNLPARHEERSRLQDLQRSATRDRPQWENRLRELNKKITKLRRDAEGEIVANARVVATTLARSRAHPAVAREKFDVVLVDEAGAALLAEVLLAVGRATRTAVLLGDFLQLGPVTGDIEKIDHAGVRKWVKPDVFTHCGILAPADVGANAGAVALLRQFRFGPNLRQLANDVIYGVLEDGTSKPDTEIVIVDVSGLPDLGVVHRSSTYAGWWPVGALVARALAQHHVTDGDVGVVTTFKQQAEATLAAVRDVGPDFVVPVGTAHSFQGREFDTVVFDLVEDGQGWISKASTNRGDFEYNAVRLFGVAITRARHRLYLIVNSRVAVKHAVGNSPLGAVRRLAQAGRIQWVRAGALLGMADEHDYKPVSSVEAELHDVLRGLVDVTDIEDEFAFKETLANSLSKARRSVWMWSPWVGKHSKRFMPLIADAVARGVDVRVFTREDKDFIQSKDTNQLWIQALKDTGARIIRARLEHKKIVVIDEQVVLIGSLNSLSHGVSREVMLTCRGSAFAKRLLAELRAAEFVDPLVCTRCRAEMELHRSGDRKRGTPYFWRCSLCGNDVPVPAARA, from the coding sequence GTGACTGTGGGGGAGGGACGGGTTGCGGGCTGGCGGCGCGAACTCGTCGATGCGGTGGACCGAGTGCTCACCGGGCCGGTCAAGGGTGGTGACGGTGACTGGCGGTCCTTGGGGCAGGCGAGCCGATTACCGGGAGACGAGCCGGGGTGGTGGCTGCTCGACCTGCGTGCCGGTGACCGGGTGCCGTCAGCTGACAGCTTCGACCAGCTCTGCCTGGCAGACAAGGACGGACCCGACAACGGCACGTCGTTCCCCGTCGAACGGGTCCAGGTCGCCGACGGACTGCTCAAGATCAAGGTGGACGGCGTGCTCCCCGACGGCTGCGACCGGGTGTGGACGGTACGGCTCACGCCACGCCACCTTTGGCTGAAACTGCGTGACGGGATCGCCGGCCTGGACGAGGCGCCCATGGCGGACCGTTTGGCCGCCGGACGTCTCGACCCGCTGCCCACGGCGCGCGGGCACGACTACCCGCCGGGTTTTCTGCCCGCGCAGCAGGCGGCGTACCGGACGTGCACCGAGCCCGGATTGCATGCCGTGTGGGGCCCACCGGGCACCGGCAAGACCCGAGTGCTCGCCCGCGCCATCGAAGACCTGGTGAAGAAGGGCCGGCGCGTGTTGCTGGTGTCCACGGCCAACATCGCCGTGGACAACGCGCTGAAGGAGGTCATCAAGAACCTGCCCACGGACCAGGGGCAGGTCATCAGGGTCGGGCCGCCCCACTTGCCGGAGCTGGCGGCGGACGACGACGTCCAGTTGCAGCGTCTCGCCGCGCGCACCACCGCCGAGGTCGACGCGGAGCTGGCCGACGTGCGGGAACGACTCGTCCGACTGGAGCGGGTCGAAACCCGGATCGCGGCACTCGACGTCGATCTCGCCGACTACGACCACACCGTCTACGCCCGGTCGGTCGAGCGGATCGACCGGCGGACCGAGTTGGCCCGATTGGAGCAGGACCGACCCGAGCTGGAACGACAGCACCGCGCGGCGGAAGATGCGTTGTACGCGGCGTCGCTGGAAGTGGCCGACGTCGACGGCGAACTGCACCGTGTGGAGCCACAGCGCCAGTTGCTCGGGCGGGCAGCCGAACTCACCGCGTCGCTGCGGGCCGCGGACGACGACCTGCGTCGGGTAAGGGAACGCGTGGCAGGCGCTGCGTTCGATGCCGCGCGTACGCGCGGGGTGTTCGCACGGCGGAAAGCGAACAAGGTCGCGGAGCAGTCGCGCAGACAGGGGAACATCGAGGAACGCCGGATCGCCGCCCACCGGGCCGCGGTCGAGGCGGAACTGGACCACATCCGTTCGGCCGTTCAAGTGACGCTCGCGGACCTGCATCGACTCGACCAGCGCAGCGCGGATGCGAACGCGGTCTACCGCCTCCGACATTCCGAGCTGACCGGCCGGCAGCAGGCGCTCGATGCGCTGAACGGTCGGTGCGGGTGGTTGGTCGACCAGGGCATCGCCGACGAGTGGGACGACGAGATGGTGGCGTGGGCCCGTGCGCGCAACCTCCCGGCCCGACACGAGGAACGCTCGCGGCTCCAAGATCTTCAGCGGTCCGCCACCCGTGACCGGCCGCAGTGGGAGAACCGCCTCCGTGAGCTGAACAAGAAGATCACCAAACTCCGGCGTGACGCCGAGGGGGAGATCGTCGCCAACGCGCGGGTGGTGGCGACGACCTTGGCGCGCTCCCGTGCTCACCCGGCGGTGGCGCGTGAGAAGTTCGACGTAGTCCTCGTCGACGAGGCGGGCGCGGCGCTGCTCGCCGAGGTGCTGCTCGCGGTGGGACGTGCGACGCGCACCGCCGTGCTGCTGGGCGATTTCCTCCAGCTCGGGCCGGTGACCGGGGACATCGAAAAGATCGATCACGCCGGGGTGCGGAAGTGGGTCAAGCCCGATGTGTTCACGCACTGCGGCATCCTCGCCCCGGCGGATGTCGGGGCGAATGCCGGTGCGGTGGCGCTGCTGCGCCAGTTCAGGTTCGGTCCCAACCTGCGTCAGCTGGCGAACGACGTCATCTACGGCGTGCTGGAGGACGGCACGTCCAAACCCGACACCGAGATCGTCATCGTCGACGTGAGCGGGTTGCCGGACCTGGGCGTCGTCCACCGGTCGTCGACGTACGCCGGTTGGTGGCCCGTCGGGGCGCTGGTGGCCCGCGCGCTCGCCCAGCACCACGTCACCGACGGCGACGTCGGTGTGGTGACGACGTTCAAACAGCAGGCCGAGGCGACCCTCGCTGCCGTGCGCGACGTCGGACCGGACTTCGTGGTCCCGGTCGGCACCGCCCACTCGTTCCAGGGACGCGAGTTCGACACGGTCGTCTTCGACTTGGTCGAGGACGGGCAGGGCTGGATCAGCAAGGCCTCCACGAACCGCGGCGACTTCGAGTACAACGCGGTCCGGTTGTTCGGCGTGGCCATCACCAGGGCGCGGCACCGGCTGTACCTGATCGTGAACTCCCGCGTGGCGGTCAAGCATGCGGTGGGGAACAGCCCGCTTGGCGCGGTGCGGAGGTTGGCGCAGGCCGGGCGCATCCAGTGGGTTCGCGCAGGCGCCCTCCTGGGCATGGCCGACGAGCACGACTACAAACCGGTGTCGTCGGTAGAGGCCGAGCTGCACGACGTGCTGCGCGGGCTGGTCGACGTCACCGACATCGAGGACGAATTCGCGTTCAAGGAGACCCTCGCGAACAGCCTCTCCAAGGCCAGGCGCAGCGTGTGGATGTGGTCGCCGTGGGTCGGCAAGCACAGCAAGCGGTTCATGCCGCTCATCGCGGACGCGGTGGCGCGTGGCGTGGATGTACGCGTGTTCACCCGTGAGGACAAGGACTTCATCCAGAGCAAAGACACCAACCAGTTGTGGATCCAGGCGCTGAAGGACACCGGTGCGCGCATCATCCGCGCGCGTCTCGAACACAAGAAGATCGTGGTCATCGACGAGCAAGTCGTGCTGATCGGCAGCCTCAACTCGCTGTCCCACGGCGTCTCTCGTGAGGTGATGCTCACCTGTCGGGGCTCGGCGTTCGCGAAGCGCCTGCTCGCCGAGTTGCGTGCCGCCGAGTTCGTCGACCCGCTCGTGTGCACTCGATGCCGTGCGGAGATGGAGTTGCACCGGTCGGGCGACCGGAAGCGTGGAACGCCGTACTTCTGGCGGTGTTCTCTGTGTGGGAACGACGTCCCTGTGCCCGCGGCACGCGCCTGA
- a CDS encoding AAA domain-containing protein: MSTPENDPVLRDRVARLMGVLRQIAVAKSRPVRHANQYIETLWLSPAHELGLVHPALEPGEQVVRVPRVPNEREPGPPPSLRNWVEWVRDGGDDLPAPTLKQHVDALRGPVHSTDYPRLEREFAAWTRVWRSWAERERVRRPRRRLYDKLFELQREAVDRPESVELVLSTGLLHAPGGQEGVHVHLVTQSIVIEQDAVTGDMVCSLADESAPRLEADELLSGLPLFDQSSGQVMRDRLRDTVQSVLDPAVEGFLKEWSSRALLIEHVVDNGWDRPAGSAARMALAPAVVARRRGAFALRQYYDTITRSLARDDTPVPLGLAQLVQAIEPEERLRWLERTGSTAAVVLAEEPLFPLPANEEQAQILERLGGDSGVVVEGPPGTGKTHTIANLVSALLARGQRVLVTSEKAQALRVLRDKLPEPMRDLCVALTDASTKGDSDLARSVNQLAGRKADFNPTRAEREIADLAARRRDALTKRADLLERIRALRESETYVHPEIAPGYRGTLTRIVETVNAEEEHAWVPAPAAGPLPLNGDEFAELVDLLRDETPERAGRRGQVLPAADELPGGGAVDRYCDAVARGDAARAGEAGGLVQVLGDLDGVRLAHLGPACAEVSEAIDAVRRLPSEAAWALSIIDGLLTGGVGHLWERAAQQLGRVEQAVADDHEAGFADVQVASGILPGPAAGVFRTFVDYLDGGGALRKKLFRSDEQKAVAAYDTSVLVDGAPVRSAGQARAAAAHLRVMEAHRVLDAAFAPLRLTLVANPHRGVLVERMRQVRHACSAVNRVVTACGQLAGLLLPIPVGQRPRVDSLAAAETIARTALAVSEARVASLARVELDEAAQRVLAAGEGGRPAPEVEAVAAALRGADAAAYRHAVAALADARDQHEAQLRADELCGRLDKANRPLAEELRRSCADRSWSSRGAHWPRAWARACAVTWVDRQATPGLERVLDAQLDVLVRDISLLTAELAAAKAWLACLSRMTAVQVQALQSYRSAKAGEGKGTGKYAERFRSSAREAMVVAQAAVPAWVMPIQQVLASIPPTQEAFDVVIVDEASQAELTSAFLLWLAPRVIVVGDDKQCTPSEVASGSLEEIFKRIDTDLSDIPSYLRTEFTPRSSVFSMLRTRFGQVVRLREHFRCMPEIITWSSNEFYRDAPLVPVRQFGADRLPPLRTTYVRGGYSEGANARLVNRPEAAAIAESVAACLDDPAYEGRTFGVVVLQGQSQVELIQQELIDRITPAQWDERRLRIGTPPDFQGDERNVVWLSLVVGPEQNFASLTRREFQQRFNVAASRAQDQLWLFHSVTTDRLRAGDLRHSLLTYLSTAGSVPVPPMPTAVDPDNRHPDFDSLFEQRVFLDITARGYHVTPQVETNGRRIDLVVTGAAGKLAVECDGDAFHSTPEQRSADLQREQELKRCGWTFWRVRGSTYYLDRVAALAPLWETLDRLGIGPIGSGVGDGTPTATVWTPTALDRPRPAHPDTGTDDPEDDTAAGFADARTAEPVVAEPVVAEPVVEEPALTESVVAQPALTEQAVVESAVAEPIPSGRHVADDRVRDLLVEESRRRPLLTEDVCDLLGVDTTTARDVLNALVNTGALLRSGSPLGASYRPAEQQEAPVADQPEDPRLDVVRRLASRVGGVGNAGVRDALGISAGEAQLLLRALYEAGQVDRIGSKGARVYRRRR; encoded by the coding sequence ATGAGCACTCCTGAGAACGATCCCGTGCTGCGCGACCGGGTCGCTCGGCTCATGGGAGTGTTGCGCCAGATCGCGGTGGCGAAGAGCCGGCCGGTTCGCCACGCGAACCAGTACATCGAGACGCTGTGGTTGTCACCCGCCCACGAACTCGGCCTCGTCCACCCCGCCCTGGAGCCGGGCGAGCAGGTCGTTCGGGTGCCGAGGGTGCCCAATGAGCGGGAACCCGGTCCGCCGCCGTCGTTGCGGAACTGGGTCGAGTGGGTCCGGGACGGTGGTGACGACCTGCCGGCACCGACGCTGAAGCAGCACGTCGACGCACTGCGCGGGCCTGTCCACTCGACTGATTATCCGCGCCTCGAACGGGAATTCGCGGCCTGGACGCGGGTGTGGCGGTCGTGGGCGGAGCGCGAACGGGTACGGCGACCGCGCAGGCGCCTCTACGACAAGTTGTTCGAGCTCCAGCGCGAGGCCGTCGACCGACCGGAGAGCGTCGAACTCGTCCTCTCGACAGGACTCCTCCACGCACCCGGTGGCCAGGAGGGCGTGCACGTGCACCTCGTCACCCAGTCGATCGTCATCGAGCAGGACGCGGTGACCGGCGACATGGTGTGCTCGCTGGCCGACGAGTCGGCCCCGAGGCTGGAAGCGGACGAACTGCTGTCCGGTCTTCCCCTGTTCGACCAGTCGAGCGGCCAGGTGATGCGGGACCGGTTGCGCGACACCGTCCAGTCGGTCCTCGACCCGGCGGTGGAGGGGTTCCTGAAGGAGTGGTCCTCGCGTGCGCTGCTGATCGAGCACGTCGTCGACAACGGCTGGGACCGCCCCGCGGGGTCAGCCGCCCGGATGGCTCTCGCGCCCGCTGTCGTCGCGCGCCGACGCGGGGCGTTCGCGCTGAGGCAGTACTACGACACCATCACCAGGTCACTCGCACGGGACGACACGCCTGTGCCGCTGGGGCTGGCGCAGCTCGTCCAGGCGATCGAGCCGGAGGAGCGACTGCGGTGGCTGGAGCGCACGGGCAGCACCGCCGCGGTGGTGCTGGCCGAGGAGCCGTTGTTCCCGCTGCCGGCGAACGAGGAGCAAGCTCAGATCCTCGAACGGCTCGGCGGCGACAGCGGCGTCGTGGTGGAAGGTCCGCCGGGCACCGGCAAGACCCACACCATCGCGAACCTCGTCAGCGCGCTGCTCGCACGCGGTCAGCGGGTGCTCGTGACCAGCGAGAAGGCTCAGGCGCTCCGTGTGCTGCGTGACAAGTTGCCGGAGCCCATGCGCGACCTGTGCGTGGCGCTCACCGACGCGTCCACCAAGGGCGACTCGGACCTGGCGCGCAGCGTCAACCAGCTGGCTGGCCGCAAAGCGGATTTCAACCCGACCAGAGCCGAACGGGAGATCGCCGATCTCGCCGCCCGCCGCCGTGACGCGCTGACGAAACGCGCCGACCTGCTGGAGCGAATCCGCGCGTTGCGCGAGTCGGAGACCTACGTCCACCCGGAGATCGCGCCCGGCTACCGGGGGACGCTCACCCGGATCGTGGAGACCGTCAACGCGGAGGAGGAGCACGCGTGGGTGCCGGCACCCGCCGCCGGTCCACTGCCGCTGAACGGCGACGAGTTCGCCGAGTTGGTCGACCTGCTGCGTGACGAGACCCCGGAACGCGCGGGGCGACGCGGCCAGGTGCTCCCCGCAGCGGACGAGCTGCCCGGCGGCGGCGCGGTGGACCGGTACTGCGACGCCGTGGCACGCGGTGACGCCGCCCGTGCGGGCGAAGCGGGTGGGCTCGTCCAGGTCCTCGGCGACCTGGACGGCGTTCGGCTCGCCCACCTCGGTCCGGCGTGCGCCGAGGTGTCCGAGGCGATCGACGCGGTTCGGCGGTTGCCCTCCGAGGCGGCGTGGGCGCTGTCGATCATCGATGGCCTGCTGACCGGCGGGGTGGGCCACCTGTGGGAGCGGGCGGCCCAGCAGCTGGGACGGGTCGAGCAGGCCGTCGCCGACGACCACGAGGCGGGTTTCGCGGACGTGCAGGTCGCGAGCGGAATCCTGCCCGGCCCCGCCGCCGGGGTGTTCCGGACGTTCGTCGACTACCTGGACGGCGGCGGCGCGCTGCGCAAGAAGCTGTTCCGCAGCGATGAGCAGAAGGCGGTCGCCGCCTACGACACGTCCGTCCTGGTCGACGGCGCTCCGGTCCGGTCCGCCGGGCAGGCTCGGGCCGCCGCCGCGCACTTGCGGGTCATGGAGGCGCACCGCGTGCTGGACGCCGCGTTCGCCCCGCTCCGCCTCACCCTCGTCGCCAACCCCCACCGGGGTGTGCTCGTGGAGCGGATGCGGCAGGTCAGGCACGCGTGCAGCGCGGTCAACCGCGTCGTCACCGCCTGCGGGCAGCTCGCCGGGCTGCTGCTGCCGATCCCGGTGGGGCAGCGCCCGCGCGTGGACTCCCTGGCCGCGGCCGAGACCATCGCCCGTACCGCGCTCGCGGTGTCCGAGGCCCGCGTCGCGTCCCTGGCGCGGGTCGAGCTGGACGAGGCGGCACAGCGCGTGCTCGCCGCGGGCGAGGGCGGGCGTCCCGCACCCGAGGTGGAGGCGGTCGCCGCGGCGCTGCGCGGGGCCGACGCCGCCGCGTACCGCCACGCCGTGGCCGCTCTCGCCGACGCCCGGGACCAGCACGAGGCCCAACTACGTGCTGATGAGCTGTGCGGACGCTTGGACAAGGCGAACCGGCCGTTGGCGGAGGAGCTTCGACGTTCCTGCGCCGACCGGTCGTGGTCGAGCCGGGGCGCGCACTGGCCGCGGGCGTGGGCCCGGGCCTGCGCGGTGACGTGGGTCGACCGGCAGGCGACACCGGGACTGGAACGCGTCCTGGACGCCCAACTCGACGTGCTGGTGCGGGACATCTCGCTGCTGACCGCGGAACTCGCGGCGGCCAAGGCGTGGCTGGCGTGCCTGAGCCGGATGACCGCCGTGCAGGTGCAGGCATTGCAGAGCTACCGGTCGGCGAAGGCGGGTGAGGGAAAGGGCACGGGCAAGTACGCTGAGCGGTTCCGCAGCTCCGCGCGCGAGGCGATGGTGGTCGCCCAGGCCGCCGTGCCCGCCTGGGTCATGCCGATCCAGCAGGTCCTGGCGTCGATCCCGCCCACGCAGGAGGCGTTCGACGTGGTGATCGTCGACGAGGCCAGCCAGGCGGAGCTGACCAGCGCCTTCCTGCTGTGGTTGGCGCCCCGGGTCATCGTCGTCGGCGACGACAAGCAGTGCACCCCCTCGGAGGTGGCGTCCGGTTCGCTGGAGGAGATCTTCAAGCGCATCGACACCGACCTGTCGGACATCCCGAGCTACCTGCGCACCGAGTTCACCCCGCGCTCCAGCGTGTTCTCCATGCTGCGCACCAGGTTCGGGCAGGTGGTGCGGCTGCGCGAGCACTTCCGGTGCATGCCGGAGATCATCACGTGGTCCTCCAACGAGTTCTACCGGGACGCGCCGCTGGTGCCGGTGCGCCAGTTCGGGGCCGACCGGCTGCCGCCGCTGCGCACGACGTACGTGCGCGGCGGTTACTCGGAGGGGGCCAACGCCCGGCTGGTCAACCGCCCCGAGGCCGCGGCCATCGCGGAGTCGGTGGCGGCGTGCCTGGACGACCCCGCCTACGAAGGCAGGACGTTCGGCGTCGTGGTCCTTCAGGGACAGTCCCAGGTCGAGCTGATCCAGCAGGAGCTGATCGACCGCATCACCCCGGCGCAGTGGGACGAACGGCGGCTGCGCATCGGCACGCCACCGGACTTCCAGGGCGACGAGCGCAACGTCGTGTGGCTGTCCCTGGTGGTGGGGCCCGAGCAGAACTTCGCGTCGCTGACCAGGCGGGAGTTCCAGCAGCGGTTCAACGTGGCCGCCTCCCGCGCCCAGGACCAGCTGTGGCTGTTCCACTCGGTCACGACCGACCGGCTGAGGGCCGGCGATCTCCGGCATTCGCTGCTGACCTACCTGTCCACGGCGGGCTCCGTTCCGGTGCCGCCGATGCCCACCGCCGTCGACCCGGACAACCGCCACCCGGACTTCGACTCCCTGTTCGAGCAGCGCGTGTTCCTCGACATCACCGCCCGCGGCTACCACGTCACACCCCAGGTGGAGACCAACGGCAGGCGGATCGATCTGGTGGTCACCGGCGCGGCGGGCAAGTTGGCCGTGGAGTGCGACGGCGACGCGTTCCACTCGACGCCGGAGCAGCGGTCCGCGGACCTCCAGCGCGAGCAGGAGCTGAAGCGGTGCGGGTGGACGTTCTGGCGGGTTCGCGGATCCACCTATTACCTCGACCGCGTCGCCGCGCTCGCTCCGCTGTGGGAAACGCTGGACCGCCTCGGCATCGGGCCGATCGGCTCAGGTGTCGGCGACGGCACCCCGACCGCGACGGTGTGGACCCCGACCGCGCTCGACCGACCCCGGCCCGCGCACCCCGACACCGGCACCGATGACCCGGAGGACGACACCGCCGCCGGATTCGCGGACGCCCGCACTGCGGAACCCGTCGTGGCGGAACCCGTTGTGGCCGAACCCGTTGTGGAAGAGCCGGCACTGACCGAATCCGTTGTGGCGCAGCCGGCCCTGACGGAACAGGCCGTGGTGGAATCGGCCGTTGCGGAGCCGATTCCCTCCGGCCGACACGTCGCGGACGACCGTGTGCGTGACCTCTTGGTCGAGGAGTCCCGCCGCAGGCCGCTGCTGACCGAGGACGTGTGCGACCTGTTGGGCGTCGACACGACCACCGCCAGGGACGTGCTCAACGCGTTGGTGAACACAGGAGCACTCCTCAGGTCGGGGAGTCCGCTCGGTGCCAGCTACCGCCCAGCGGAGCAGCAAGAGGCGCCGGTGGCCGACCAACCGGAGGACCCGAGGCTCGACGTGGTCCGGCGGTTGGCGAGCCGGGTCGGAGGTGTCGGCAACGCTGGGGTGCGAGACGCCCTCGGTATCAGCGCGGGCGAGGCCCAGTTGCTGCTTCGTGCGCTCTACGAAGCCGGTCAAGTGGATCGGATCGGCTCGAAAGGGGCGCGTGTGTACCGGCGGAGGCGCTGA
- a CDS encoding arylamine N-acetyltransferase family protein: MNDKTLDAYLTRIGATRTNTLAELHELHLAAVPFENLSIHLGEPIVLDEDLLVDKIVNRRRGGFCYELNGAFAALLTALGHDVQMLAASVFSDGVCSLPFGHMALRVGDLLVDVGFGRFTLRPLSIVSRDVQPDPAGEFRLVDTPEGDVDVLFDGVTQYRLELRPRALNEFRAACWYQQTSPQSSFLRGATCSLPTPTGRITIAGNKLITTVGDERHEEELDDDELLDAYAKHFGVVLDRVPRLS, encoded by the coding sequence ATGAACGACAAGACGCTCGACGCCTACCTGACCCGGATCGGCGCCACGCGTACGAACACCCTCGCCGAGCTGCACGAACTGCACCTCGCCGCGGTGCCGTTCGAGAACCTGAGCATCCACCTCGGCGAGCCGATCGTGCTGGACGAGGACCTGTTGGTGGACAAGATCGTCAACCGGCGGCGAGGTGGCTTCTGCTACGAACTGAACGGCGCGTTCGCGGCGCTGCTCACCGCGCTGGGCCACGACGTGCAGATGTTGGCCGCCAGCGTGTTCAGCGACGGCGTGTGCAGCCTGCCGTTCGGCCACATGGCGTTGCGGGTGGGCGACCTGCTGGTCGATGTCGGCTTCGGCCGGTTCACGTTGCGTCCGTTGAGCATCGTCAGCCGCGACGTGCAGCCCGACCCGGCCGGGGAGTTCCGGCTGGTCGACACGCCGGAGGGTGACGTGGACGTGCTCTTCGACGGCGTCACCCAGTACCGCCTCGAACTGCGTCCACGTGCGTTGAACGAGTTCCGCGCCGCGTGCTGGTACCAGCAGACGTCGCCCCAGTCCTCGTTCCTGCGCGGCGCGACGTGCTCGTTGCCGACGCCGACCGGGCGGATCACCATCGCGGGCAACAAGCTGATCACCACGGTCGGCGACGAGAGGCACGAGGAGGAACTGGACGACGACGAGCTGCTCGACGCCTACGCCAAGCACTTCGGCGTCGTGCTCGACCGCGTGCCCCGGCTCAGTTGA
- a CDS encoding DUF72 domain-containing protein, producing MGIRIGTSGWRYPEWRCDFYPRGLQQRLELQFLSRRLDTVEINGSFFGLRKPTDYKSWFERTPDDFVFAVKGHREITHIKRLRDVREDVSDFFASGVLDLGRKLGPILWQLPPTLPWRPERLAAFLELLPGPPVRHALEIRHPGWDNPDLVGQLTSAGVSLVVAESGGRWPEPTSLTTDFVYVRLHGDQEPYVSAYSDAALDRWAARIREWSVDRDVFVYLDNTMRGAAPHDAVALASRLN from the coding sequence GTGGGTATCAGAATCGGCACATCGGGCTGGCGCTATCCCGAGTGGCGCTGCGATTTCTACCCAAGAGGGCTACAGCAGCGCCTCGAGCTCCAGTTCCTGTCCAGACGGCTCGACACGGTGGAGATCAACGGGTCGTTCTTCGGGCTGCGCAAGCCGACGGACTACAAGTCGTGGTTCGAGCGCACACCCGACGACTTCGTGTTCGCCGTGAAGGGGCATCGGGAGATCACCCACATCAAGCGATTACGCGATGTCCGCGAGGACGTGTCCGACTTCTTCGCCTCCGGCGTCCTCGACCTGGGCCGCAAGCTGGGCCCGATCCTGTGGCAGCTGCCGCCGACCCTGCCGTGGCGCCCAGAGCGGCTGGCGGCGTTCCTGGAGCTGCTACCCGGCCCGCCCGTGCGGCACGCGCTGGAGATCCGGCATCCCGGGTGGGACAACCCCGACCTGGTCGGCCAGTTGACGTCGGCCGGGGTGTCCCTGGTGGTCGCCGAGTCCGGAGGCCGGTGGCCGGAACCGACGTCCCTCACCACCGACTTCGTCTACGTGCGATTACACGGCGACCAAGAGCCGTACGTCAGCGCCTACTCCGACGCCGCCCTCGACCGCTGGGCCGCCCGGATCCGCGAGTGGTCGGTCGACCGGGATGTGTTCGTGTACTTGGACAACACCATGCGCGGCGCGGCACCGCACGACGCGGTCGCCCTGGCGTCACGGCTCAACTGA